A stretch of Toxoplasma gondii ME49 chromosome V, whole genome shotgun sequence DNA encodes these proteins:
- a CDS encoding calmodulin-binding carboxy-terminal kinesin-like family protein, putative (encoded by transcript TGME49_285410) → MGDLLIMIRLVLRDNTREQVTLFLQKLSARVVSDYYERRAGSLEHENQALKDMCGPEMQTRVKKYEQEIADLQSACEAARSSAAETTPAGDVQKLQNELTVLRAENMILRRKGARGDAAGDIAQLEYDAQKDGAEADPLIIQDLSRTVEELERQVEVLKNENELLQTQLVACEEETAKGGSMAAAADIGAAKATGGAAAKMVQQLQQKNKALESQVEPMKKRIRELEMAQKRAGGGDEQRVKELEMKLKDAEAENRKQQKQFELELSKSSKGSGMELKKLENQVQKLTERAVNAETALDATDKQLKETSKERDGLKKEAEEMKKQMGAAQVIAAEVETLRGETKTQKAKLTELEESYKQEKFLRKKYYNEIEDMKGKIRVYCRVRPMAKYEIEKECKQSVFPVDEYSVKVLTSKGDKEFMYDRTFPPECTQEEVYEDTKRLIQSVIDGFNVCIFAYGQTGSGKTFTIQGGAGNPGIAPRAINDLFDTLDGFEKGKFKYEAEVYMCELYNNQLIDLLLPEDKKKTPPALEIKKDATGMVTIPGITLKKVADKETLAKTFAWGLDARHVSGTAMNAESSRSHLIFSVIVRVEDLVAGKRASGKLSLIDLAGSERVSKSGVTKERLVEAKEINKSLSALGDVISALSSGETFIPYRNHKLTQLMSDSLGGTAKTLMFVNISPADYNTDETVTSLMYASRVKLITNDASKQVESKQMAALKDKVKYLTKAVEKLKKGEDISELEKKFAEQEAADPSEPEGPPYTEKDEDFEEPPDLPAD, encoded by the exons ATGGGAGATCTTCTCATTATGATTCGGCTTGTTCTCCGCGACAACACTCGGGAACAAGTCACGCTTTTCCTGCAGAAGCTATCCGCCCGCGTGGTTTCCGACTACTATGAGAGAAGGGCAGGATCGCTCGAGCACGAAAACCAGGCTCTGAAGGACATGTGCGGTCCCGAAATGCAAACACGAGTCAAGAAGTATGAGCAGGAAATCGCCGACCTCCAGTCTGCTTGTGAAGCTGCTCGAAGCTCCGCTGCTGAAACCACGCCCGCTGGCGATGTTCAGAAACTTCAGAACGAGCTGACAGTGCTCCGTGCAGAAAACATGATTCTTCGTAGAAAAGGGGCGCGTGGAGACGCTGCAGGCGACATCGCTCAG CTCGAATACGATGCTCAGAAGGATGGGGCAGAGGCGGATCCACTGATCATTCAGGATTTATCGCGGACCGTTGaggagctggagagacaagTTGAGGTCCTGAAAAATGAGAATGAGCTG CTCCAAACGCAGTTGGTGGcttgcgaagaagaaacagcgaaaggCGGCAGCATGGCAGCCGCAGCAGACATAGGCGCTGCAAAGGCTA CTGGCGGAGCGGCCGCGAAGATGGtacagcagctgcagcagaagaaTAAAGCG CTCGAATCACAAGTCGAGCCGATGAAAAAGAGAATTCGGGAGCTGGAAATGGCTCAAAAACGAGCTGGCGGTGGCGACGAGCAGAGAGTGAAGGAGCTTGAGATGAAGCTCAAGGATGCTGAGGCTGAAAACCGCAAACAACAGAAACAGTTTGAACTCGAGCTGTCGAAGAGCTCCAAG GGAAGCGGCAtggagctgaagaagctggaaaaTCAGGTGCAGAAGTTGACAGAGCGTGCAGTTAATGCGGAGACTGCCCTGGATGCAACAGACAAGCAGCTCAAAGAAACGTCGAAAGAACGCGATGGCCTAAAGAAGGAAGCTGAG gagatgaagaagcagatgggAGCGGCTCAGGTAATTGCTGCTGAAGTGGAGACTCTCCGAGGCGAGACTAAAACTCAAAAGGCAAAGCTGACTGAGCTCGAAGAAAGCTACAAG CAAGAGAAGTTCCTGCGGAAGAAATACTACAATGAGATCGAAGATATGAAAGGCAAGATCCGTGTGTACTGCAGAGTTCGGCCAATGGCAAAGTACGAGATCGAGAAGGAATGCAAGCAgtctgtctttcctgtcGACGAGTATTCCGTCAAAGTGCTTACATCCAAA GGTGACAAGGAATTCATGTACGACAGAACGTTCCCCCCCGAATGCACACAG GAAGAGGTTTACGAAGACACGAAACGCCTGATTCAATCCGTCATTGACGGTTTCAACGT GTGCATTTTCGCTTACGGACAAACAGGGTCCGGAAAAACCTTTACGATCCAGGGTGGAGCGGGCAATCCTGGTATCGCGCCAAGGGCGATCAACGACCTGTTTGACACGCTAGACGGTTTTGAGAAAGGCAAGTTCAAGTATGAAGCCGAAGTCTATATGTGCGAGCTTTACAACAATCAG TTGATAGACTTACTCCTTCctgaagacaagaagaaaacccCCCCGGCTCTCGAGATTAAGAAAGACGCGACGGGCATGGTTACGATCCCCGGAATTACGCTGAAAAAAGTTGCAGATAAGGAAACGCTCGCCAAAACGTTTGCCTGGGGCCTGGATGCTCGTCACGTTAGTGGCACTGCAATGAACGCAGAATCCTCTCGGTCTCATCTCATTTTTTCGGTTATCGTCCGGGTCGAAGATCTTGTGGCCGGAAAACGCGCAAGCGGAAAACTGTCGCTTATTGATTTGGCTGGCTCAGAAAGAGTCAGCAAGAGCG GTGTAACAAAGGAGCGACTTGTGGAAGCAAAAGAAATTAATAAAAGTCTGTCGGCACTCGGAGACGTGATTTCGGCGTTGTCCTCCG GAGAAACGTTCATCCCGTATAGAAACCACAAGCTCACTCAACTTATGAGCGACTCTCTCGGCGGCACCGCGAAAACTCTCATGTTTGTCAATATTTCTCCCGCTGACTACAATACGGACGAGACGGTGACCTCGCTGATGTATGCGTCCCGAGTCAAGCTTATCACCAACGAC GCCTCCAAACAAGTGGAGTCGAAGCAGATGGCGGCACTGAAGGACAAGGTGAAGTATTTGACCAAAGCAGTGGAGAAACtcaagaagggagaggatATTTCAGAGCTCGAGAAGAAATTTGCAGAgcaagaagcagcagacccATCTGAGCCTGAGGGGCCTCCATATACAGAGAAGGATGAAGATTTTGAAGAGCCACCAGATTTGCCGGCCGATTGA
- a CDS encoding hypothetical protein (encoded by transcript TGME49_285400), whose translation MIWMQQEAQLPSDLSGGAAGPRVSFAGVDEREIEKILGPVRHGSVTTPDDVPGRAVGSNEGTWHQSGSTPDLGTNPYTSLEGAYARTDSVMGRQPRESVTMAVESKEMPTDQRRARESSRMGRNDESLLPQSTEFAYDTAAESGGDGDRHPPPAEDTLASSAAAVASVSEVEGSAFRFSRSQQLSIRNESSQVRESRDLRVSFSTERRQGPISEEQARTMAGADVDQHRRSQYGASYERPDQISFANPVADSRSRHTSLTGSALQKYPDQEGPECQTEGPTCEPHPSSLETQKSAAEKHSEHRVTIIDPACSNAGNDGFGSTHWSSSPGVLCGEVLGGGLAGQADFGEDQENAIPGQIPDAGSENPTPSPKMMGGVRLSEHYERDDDSPGLVAKADADAAGDAGQHASLQSSPATQHHHHRPSVKVVVTSDLEEKESRTGAKRPTFFETLLKDGGIDYGIDLSRLDKLRVVTFSGGRVFDAVELEENGIVVKDQKRFVPFDRLEEFIRVIVEDMEKMKRQVCEYLVRGHQRPGNLFGILRT comes from the exons ATGATATGGATGCAGCAGGAAGCTCAGCTACCTTCAGATCTCTCTGGAGGCGCAGCTGGACCGCGGGTGTCCTTTGCTGGAGTCGATGAGCGAGAGATTGAGAAAATCCTGGGGCCAGTACGTCACGGAAGCGTCACTACGCCAGACGACGTCCCCGGTCGAGCAGTAGGTTCCAACGAAGGAACATGGCACCAAAGTGGAAGCACTCCAGATTTGGGTACAAACCCGTATACATCATTGGAAGGTGCATATGCCCGGACGGACAGCGTGATGGGGCGCCAACCCCGGGAATCCGTCACGATGGCTGTAGAATCAAAGGAAATGCCTACAGATCAAAGAAGAGCTCGTGAGTCTTCTCGAATGGGGAGAAACGACGAGAGCCTGCTGCCACAGTCTACGGAGTTTGCGTATGACACAGCTGCGGAGAGCGGCGGTGATGGAGACCGACATCCACCGCCTGCGGAAGATACACTTGCTAGTTCGGCCGCTGCAGTTGCTTCTGTCAGTGAAGTGGAGGGAAGCGCTTTCCGTTTTTCAAGATCCCAACAACTTAGCATCAGGAACGAATCCAGTCAAGTCCGTGAGTCAAGGGACCTAAGAGTGTCTTTTTCTACTGAAAGGCGTCAGGGGCCGATTTCGGAGGAACAGGCTCGCACGATGGCGGGGGCAGACGTCGATCAACATAGACGAAGCCAGTATGGGGCATCGTATGAAAGACCAGATCAGATTAGCTTTGCAAATCCTGTCGCAGACAGCCGAAGTAGGCATACTTCTCTAACAGGTTCCGCACTCCAGAAGTATCCGGACCAAGAAGGCCCTGAGTGTCAGACTGAAGGACCAACATGTGAGCCGCATCCTTCTTccctggagacgcagaagtccGCGGCAGAAAAGCATTCTGAGCACCGGGTAACAATTATCGATCCCGCTTGCAGCAATGCCGGTAACGATGGATTTGGATCTACACACTGGTCATCTTCTCCTGGTGTTTTGTGCGGCGAAGTGCTTGGTGGCGGGCTTGCTGGCCAAGCAGACTTTGGTGAAGACCAAGAAAACGCTA TCCCAGGCCAAATCCCCGATGCCGGGAGCGAGAATCCAACCCCATCGCCGAAAATGATGGGCGGCGTCAGACTTTCAGAACATTACGAAAGAGATGATGACAGTCCAGGATTAGTTGCAAAGGCAGATGCAGACGctgcaggagacgcaggacaACACGCGTCCTTACAGTCCTCACCAGCGACGCAGCACCACCATCATCGGCCCTCCGTAAAAGTCGTCGTAACCTCGGACttggaggaaaaggagagtcGAACAGGTGCCAAACGGCCGACCTTCTTCGAAACCCTTCTCAAGGATGGCGGAATAGACTACG GCATAGACTTGAGCAGGCTTGACAAACTTCGAGTAGTTACCTTTTCCGGGGGTCGCGTTTTCGATGCCGTCGAACTGGAGGAGAACGGCATCGTCGTGAAGGATCAAAAACGATTTGTACCTTTCGATAGGTTGGAGGAATTCATTCGCGTCATCGTAGAGGACATGGAAAAGATGAAGCGACAGGTGTGTGAATATTTGGTTCGCGGACACCAGCGTCCGGGAAACCTTTTTGGCATCTTGCGTACTTGA